The stretch of DNA AAGAAGCATGGGTGAGCGCCGAAGAGGCCGGGGGGCGCGGCGCGGTGGCCGGGCTGTGTGTCGCGGAGGCGGGAGCCATCCCGATGGCACGGCGCCTGCGCAGTGAGACGCCAAGATAGTGCTCCGCCGCGTGGGCGGCCTCGCGGCTGGTGCGCTGTGCCATCAGGACGCACAGGGTGTACGCCGTCGCCTCGAACCGTCTGCGTACCGTCGTGTTGGCGGGATGGTCGAGTACGAGCCGTTCCCAGGCGCGGTACCGGTCGAGGACACGGGCGACAGCCCGTCGTTCGGGATGCAGCAGCATGGTCGTGTCTCCCACCTTCTGTCGTCGGCCCTGGATCAGAGCGCCGGGATGCCGGTCGGTACGGCGGCGGGCCGCGCCGGTTCGCGTACGAGGCCGACCGCCGTGGCCGTGGCGTGGACGGCCGGGGCAAGTACCGGCGCGTCCTCGGCGACGGCTGAGGGCTCCTCGGGCGCCGCGCCGGTCTCGGCACTCGCCGCGGGCAGCGGCTTGGCGTCGGGAACGAATCGCGAGGGGTCGCCACCGGGAGCGGGCACCCGCTGAGGGTCCATGACCCTGCGGGTGAACCAGATGACTTTGCCCTCGGCGGTCGGGCACGTCCCCCAGCTGTCGCTGAGCCGTGCAACCCGGCCGAGACCGCCTCTGGTGGCGGTGAGAAGACGCGGCAGCCTGCGGTCGCGGTCCGCCACCGACACGGTGAGCCGTCGTCCGCTCCAGCACAACTCCACCTCACACGTCTGGTCGCCCTCCACATGGGCGACGACATTGCGCAGCAGTTCGTGCACCGCGCGGCACACCGGCACCACTTGGAGATCGAGGCCCCAGTACCGCAGGTGGGCCGCGGTGATGCGGCCGACCTGACGCAGACGCTCCGGCGTCGGCTCCACACGCAATGCGAACCGGCGATTGACCGCACCAGCCATTTCCTTCGCTCCTTACGCGAAGCCCACGTCTCCCGGCCCCCTGAACACGAAGAGTGAGCGGTGACGTATCGAGGGTCATCGACAGCTTGACCCGAAAGGGTGAAGCTCGCAACGCGAGAAGGGACCCATGGACTGATTACCCAGCTCAGGGCCTTACCGGAGCCGCGGTCATGGCGGGCGGATCGCACCGACGGCGGCCCCGACGTGCACAGCCCGTGACGGCGGCTTCGCCCCGGCTGTCCGCCGTCACAGGTCTCAGGCCACAGGCCTCAGGCCACAGATCTCAGGCCACAGATCTCACCCGAGGCCTGAGACTTTCGTGCTCTTTGGCCCTCAGGCCTCCGCGCTCTCGGACGCGTCCGCCGGGGCCTCCCGCTCCGCGGCGGGGCCTCCGGCGGCGACCGTGCGGTGGTGGGGCGGGCGCAGACGGCGGAGTGTCAGGGCGCTGACGAGGCCGACGACCACGAGGCAGCCGGTGTAGACGGTGAGGCCGTTCCACTGGCTGTGCGAGAAGACGGTGCCGCCCGCGGAACCTCCGACGGCGCTGCCGATGTAGTAGAAGAACAGGTAGACGGCGGCGCCCTGGACGCCCAGCGCGGAGGAACGCGCACCGACCCAGCCGCTGGCCACGGCGTGGGCGGCGAAGAAGCCGACGGTGAAGACGACGAGTCCCGGGATCACGGCGCCGAGCTGCGGTATCAGCATCAGCGCGAGCCCGGCCAGGGCGACGACGAGGGCGGGTACGAGGACGAGTTGCCTGCTGTAACGGTCCACCAGCCGTCCGGCCAGCGCCGAGGAGAAGGACCCGGAGACGTAGGCGATGAAGAGCAGTCCCGCCGTGCCCTCGGAGAGGTCGAAGGGGTCGGCGATCAGCCGGAAGCCGAGGTAGTTGTAGATCGTCACGAACGCGGCCATGGCGACGAAGCCGATGAGATAGAGCCGCAGCAGCCCACTGTCGGGCAGCGCGCGGGCGATCCCCTTCGCGAGGGCGCGCGGCGAGGGGTCGCGCCGGACGAAGCGTACGGACGGCGGGATGGAGAGGTGGAAGACGAGGGCGCAGACCGCGGCGATCACGCCGACAGCCCCGATGGACCACCGCCAGCTGTCGCTGACCTGGAGGACCCCGTCGGCGATGAGCCGCCCGATCATGCCGCCGATGCCGTTGCCCGCGACGTAGAGCCCCATGGCCTGGCCGAGGGAGCGGGAGTGGACCTCCTCGGAGAGGTACGACATGGCGGTGGCCTGAAGACCGGCCAGGGAGAGGCCCTGGAGGAGCCGGAGTACGAGCAGGACGGGGAAGTTGGGGGCGAAGGCCGAGGCGACCCCGAAGACGGCGGCGGCGCCGAGCGCGAGCGACATCATCGTGGTGCGGCTCCACGCGTCGGACAGGGCGGTCAGCGGGATGACGCCGACGGCCATGGCGAGGGTGGCGACCGAGACGGACAGCGAAGCTCCGGCCGGCGAGAGGTCGAAGTCCGAGGCGAGCGAGGGGAGCAGCGCCTGGACGCAGTAGAGGGTCATGAAGGTGCCGAGCCCAGCGGCGAAGAGCGCCGCTGAGGCCCGGCGGAAGTTGGGGGTGCCACTGACGTGGGGCGGGGCTATGCCGCTGCTATCGGTCACGGCCGTAAATGTATGTATGGACCATCCAATGCGTCCAATGCATGAGGGCGCGCTCGGTGATCCATCAACGGAACGGAGACGCGGCGCCCTCCCGGCCACCGAGGGACCGCCACCCCGTCACGGTGCACGGGAGCAGACCGGCCACCGCGAAACGGCCACCCCGCTACGGCGCGGGAGCACATCAGGCCACCGCCGAACGGTCCACTCGGCTCCGCCGCGCTTCCACGCGCACCGGCCGCGGACAGACCGCGCGCCGACCGAGCGCCGGGCGCCGCCCACGGACGACGCGTTCCCGTACTCCCCCGCCGACACCCCCACCGACCGGCCAAGCGGCCCGCCCCGGACACCAGGCCCCAGGGTCCCGGACCCCGGGCCAGTGGCGCTCATCGACGGGCGTCTTCTTCCGTCGCCGCCTCGGCCCTCCCGTTGCCACCCCCTTCGCGTGGGCGGGGGGAGGCGGCGCGCAGGGCGGGCGCCATGGTGCCCGCGAGGACGACCACGGCCAGTACGGCGAACAGGGCGTGTCGCAGTCCGACGGCCTCGCCGAGCAGCCCGAGTGCGGGCGGGCCGACCAGGAAGGCGAGGTAGCCGGTGGTGGCGACCGCGCCGACCCGCGCGGCGCCGCCGTCGGGCCCGTCTCCGGCCGCTGAGAGGGCGACGGGAAAACCGAGCGCCGCTCCGAGCCCCCACAGCACGGTGGCGAGACCCGCGGTGAGGGGGCCGGGGGCGAGGATCACACCGAGGACACCGATGGCCGCTAGGCAGGCGCTGCCCCGCATGACGAGGACCCGCCCCAGCCGGGAGACGGCCTGACCGCCGGTGAACCGGCCGACCGCCATGGAAGCGGCGAAGAGGGTGTACGCGACAGAACCGGCGACGGAGTCCAGTCGGTAGCCGTCGACCATGATCAACGGCAGCCAGTCGTTGGCGGAGCCCTCGGCGAGGGCCACGCCGAGCACGATGAGGCCGAGCATGAGCACCCGCCGGTCCCGCCAGACCTCCAGCCGGTCCGCGAGGGCGCGCCCGCCCGCCCCGCGGGGCTCCAGGCCCGTGCCGTCGGGCATGTTGCGCAGCGCCCAGACGACCCCGGCTGCGAGCAGTACGGTCACGGCGAGCAGGTGGCCGGCGACCGGCATGTCCAGTGCCGTCAGCGCGATACCCGCACCCGCTCCCACACATGTGCCCGCGCTGAAGCAGCCGTGCAGCGCGGGGAGCACCGGGCGCCCGAGGACCGCCTCCACGGCCGCCCCCTCGATGTTCACGGCGATCTCCTGCATGCCCGTGCCCGCGCCGAAGAAGGCAAGCCCGGCGAAGACGAGCCAGCCCGTTCCGGTGCCCGCCCCGGCGCTCAGGACAGAGAGACCGATCAGCAGCGAGGAGGCGCCGAGCATCGCGGTGAAACGGCCGCCCTTGCGGGCGACGAACGCGCCGGAGACGAGCACTCCCGCCATGGAACCGACCGAGAGGCCGA from Streptomyces tsukubensis encodes:
- a CDS encoding MFS transporter, with protein sequence MSKPPKVPLDPRIRRWRTALFLLFLLPGIALASWVTRTPAIRDAVGASTAGMGLIIFGLSVGSMAGVLVSGAFVARKGGRFTAMLGASSLLIGLSVLSAGAGTGTGWLVFAGLAFFGAGTGMQEIAVNIEGAAVEAVLGRPVLPALHGCFSAGTCVGAGAGIALTALDMPVAGHLLAVTVLLAAGVVWALRNMPDGTGLEPRGAGGRALADRLEVWRDRRVLMLGLIVLGVALAEGSANDWLPLIMVDGYRLDSVAGSVAYTLFAASMAVGRFTGGQAVSRLGRVLVMRGSACLAAIGVLGVILAPGPLTAGLATVLWGLGAALGFPVALSAAGDGPDGGAARVGAVATTGYLAFLVGPPALGLLGEAVGLRHALFAVLAVVVLAGTMAPALRAASPRPREGGGNGRAEAATEEDARR
- a CDS encoding DUF5133 domain-containing protein: MLLHPERRAVARVLDRYRAWERLVLDHPANTTVRRRFEATAYTLCVLMAQRTSREAAHAAEHYLGVSLRRRRAIGMAPASATHSPATAPRPPASSALTHASSRRGSSPTLSWCRTVSAV
- a CDS encoding MFS transporter, giving the protein MTDSSGIAPPHVSGTPNFRRASAALFAAGLGTFMTLYCVQALLPSLASDFDLSPAGASLSVSVATLAMAVGVIPLTALSDAWSRTTMMSLALGAAAVFGVASAFAPNFPVLLVLRLLQGLSLAGLQATAMSYLSEEVHSRSLGQAMGLYVAGNGIGGMIGRLIADGVLQVSDSWRWSIGAVGVIAAVCALVFHLSIPPSVRFVRRDPSPRALAKGIARALPDSGLLRLYLIGFVAMAAFVTIYNYLGFRLIADPFDLSEGTAGLLFIAYVSGSFSSALAGRLVDRYSRQLVLVPALVVALAGLALMLIPQLGAVIPGLVVFTVGFFAAHAVASGWVGARSSALGVQGAAVYLFFYYIGSAVGGSAGGTVFSHSQWNGLTVYTGCLVVVGLVSALTLRRLRPPHHRTVAAGGPAAEREAPADASESAEA
- a CDS encoding ATP-binding protein, with amino-acid sequence MAGAVNRRFALRVEPTPERLRQVGRITAAHLRYWGLDLQVVPVCRAVHELLRNVVAHVEGDQTCEVELCWSGRRLTVSVADRDRRLPRLLTATRGGLGRVARLSDSWGTCPTAEGKVIWFTRRVMDPQRVPAPGGDPSRFVPDAKPLPAASAETGAAPEEPSAVAEDAPVLAPAVHATATAVGLVREPARPAAVPTGIPAL